In the Oncorhynchus keta strain PuntledgeMale-10-30-2019 chromosome 32, Oket_V2, whole genome shotgun sequence genome, cagccttttctaacatttttgagaggaatgaaGATTCTATATAGGCCCGATAGATTTGTATATTTTCtaggtcaaggtttggctttttcaagagaggctttattactgccacttttagtgagtttggtacacattcggtggatagagagccgtttattatgttcaacataggagggccaagcacaggaagcagctctttcagtttagttggaatagggtctagtatgcagcttgaaggtttagaggccatgattattttcatcattgtgtcaagagatatagtactaaaacacttgagcgtctctcttgatcctaggtcctggcagagttgtgcagactcaggacaactgagctttgaaggaatacgcagatttaaagaggagtctgtaatttgctttctaataatcatgatctattcctccccccaaaaaatgtactatgtattttttattagctaagtaataaattgcaaatgcaactttcgtatatacgggctcactgtaataccacgcagggcagaacagagaactgacaagatgtatgtaaacagtgTTCTTGTACTGTGATAGGCTAACAGACGGGTTGGAACAATGTCTATCACAGTAGAGGCTGGGCGTGATTTAAACTTGCTCAGCCTATCGCAAGCGCTCAGGCGGGTCCCCACCTCTTGGCGCTTCTGGTAGTCCTCCCTTCGTCGATGTATAGATTCCTACTGTTCTGGTATCACCCCCTAATTATAACAGTTGCTCAGTTCCTGCTATTGTGTtgttcagtatttttccatctcagttaaaccttgtgatgaccacccctccctatcacaactttgtaagatacagcaagtcacaccatgtgctcaatattgttacatacaaacacaaggacaaagcatctgctgggctgttatctacagttttgcaacatgcaggtcacaccatgttactcagttcttgtcacacacacaaacaggcaagtaGCAAGCAGTTGTTTAATCTCATAATGATGTTCCAGTGCACAAATGCAGATATCTCACACAACCAACATCAgataatatttaatcatatatatgttaatggctataatgtaaaatacagAATCCCACAGAAGCTCCACAACTCATTAGTGGTGCAGCGTTAAAACAATGACAAGTACTATCAgacatccccaaatgggcacatttataggcCTAGGTCAGGTAGACTTATCTTACTTCTATATGGGTAATCAGGCGTgcgtccttactcaacattgacaggagtgtttcaaacaaaagacaattaaTAAATTAACATAACTGACACATCTTGCGGGGTCAGGCCTGGGTGGTCTGCCATGGGCTGTTTAATTTAGTATCCGTTTGGGTCGGCATGGGGAATGATTGTATTTCCCCATAGTATGTTGTACCGAAGTTGACCGACTGTAAGGGAGTGTAACTTTATGACTCTACTTACTGTTCCTTGAAGGAGGGACGTGAGGTACAACACCTGTTTGCCCCCGCCCTTTTCTGGGTCAGTGAAGAGCGGTATGAAATTGAAGGAATAAATCTGAGCCTCACGCTCATCACCTGTGGAAGGCCAGGCTTCAAACGAGGTGCGGATTTAATAGTATGTTGTACCTagtttccctccttcagggaacagtagttatagtcataacgttTATGCTTGTCATATGATGAACTTAAACTTAAATACTGGATCTTGCTGTGGGACAGGTTTTTGTATTCAGATCTCTGAAATGCTCTCTAACTACTTAACATTTAgtgtctccttatgttaccctgggaAAACAGGTTTCATGGGCACAGAAATCCTAAATCATTTCAGAGTTTGCTAAATCCAATGGATCGGAGTCACCTTAACTTTATTGACACCTAAATCGATACTGTCAGTAAAATGGTTCTTCAATGATTACACAATTCTTAATACGGTAGCTGTTTAGTTACAGTCAAACGTTCCAACTATCATCAGCTGATCCAGGAAATCATTTTCTGAAATACAGTCAATTGACAAACATCAAGACTTGCAACAACAACCAAAGTGCTTCTTCATTCATTACTCTGGTAAAGACAGTTATGCTGTGCTCCATGTTGGATCCATCATCCCAAACAAAttgatgtttataatgtgttattgtctgcttgatttacagTCGGGTCTTGTTAGTCTGTTTGCACACAGATATACTTTGCTCATAATGCGTAGTGAACTGTTCCTTGATGGATAGGCTAttgtacaacacacagctatttTCCTTTATTCAGGACATTTAtaatgacaacacattacagagtagcctagtgggatTATTCACAAAATTATCTGGTGATCAGGTTATGAAATGTCATGAAAGACATTTTAGTTTCCATGTTTCACCTGAAATATGAAATGATTTATAGTCCTATGTCTATattattgttaggtgaagttatgggtcctacagtaggtctatgttattaTTTTGGGAAATTATGGGCCAATTTGTTAAACACTTAgtgttatgggtcctacagtaggtctatgttattgttatGGGTCCTAGTTAGTGTACAAACCCTCATTGTCAGTCTCATGGCAAAGCCAAAGAgcattttactggttgaagtaTAAAGCAGTTGATTTGCGGCAATAACACAAAGTTAAGTTGGAGATTCAAACGAGCCTTACAATTATAATCTAACAGTAGTGTGAAATACACTCATAAGCAACCTGGAAATGGAGGCTATTTTTGCTGTCAGCCTATGAGAATTCCACTGAGTTTTCCCCCACGGTGGTGAATTAGTGAATAGACATAGAGCTTAATGTGAGTTTCCTTGAGTAGCACTCCTGATCTTGCGCTGATAGTGTGCTGTAATATTCAGAATACATTGTGAAAAACTCAAATCTTTGCTCACCATTTTTGCTCAAGGCTACATCCATAACTTGTGGTTTCCTTGTGAGCAGGGAGGAGTTTCTAcaaccagatatactacatccacaACTAGCgatttcctcattaccagatatactacatccataactagtggtttcctcattagcagGGAGAAGTTTCTGCAGCCAAATTGTGTGTGCTTTCCCCTCGTGCCGCAATTTTAGCAAACACAGTAAGTGGCCTATATTGGAGACCAAAAGTCGTCTGGCACATTGCTTAGGGTTTAAAGAACTTTAACTTATTTCTAGCCTGCAATCATCGATGTTACTAATAATGTGAAAACAAGACTAAATATGACTATTGTTGCTGCTCATTTTAAGACAATTGTCAAATAATTGTAACATTCATTAGACGTTAATTGTTGCACAACATCATGGCTACGCTGTTGACATCAACTTTTACTGTGGATTCAGCTGTTGTGGGCCTTTAACcatctgtctgactttgttgttcacacaggagagagacgggactACCGTGggtcctctggggagcctcaacaacatcatgatgctgacgaggcagaggagagtctctccagatcagaacacctGCAGAGATCCACAGGGAAGAGAactcactgctgctctgactgtggggagAGATTCACCTCCTCATCAGGCATTCAAATTCATCAGAgaatccacacaggagagaaatcttatggctgtgatcaatgtgggaagagttttgttaaATATCGCCGTCTGAAGATAcaccagaggacacacacaggagagaaatcatatagctgtgatcaatgtgggaagagttttactcagctAAGCAGCctgatatcacaccagagaacacacataggcgagaaaccttatagctgtacgcaatgtgggaagagttttactcagctAAGCATCctgatatcacaccagagaactgtcgtgacgttgtattagttcATGTGACGGCTGTTGCTCATCGAATTATTAAATGTTTCTAATTGCGTGATGAaatgaatcaagcaattattaactcattaacctggggcaccatgggaaaattagttttattgagtttctatttcccaaattaactcaaagaatatcagaataccGATTTTAGAACCTTCGCTAATTAATCAAGTTTCCTTTACAATCTCATTCTGAACATCGCATAATCCGTCAATCTGCACAAAACCGAGtcccaccaatgagttcgtaccacaccaatcttagttgagtatttatttactagaaagctaaaatgatgatacAAGATACACATACACCAAAAACACagtctaggctattgattagaacttaatATTATGGGTCAACACACAATGGCGCGTGTTACCCAAAATTGGgatttaaaagagagagaaaaagtgaaaGCACACGATAGAAATATACATTTGGATGCATTTGTCAGCGATGCTTATtttaaccctagccttgccccaaactgccgctcttatgggtcagaatataatgatgtaattacgtgtgGGAGGTCTCAGATGGGAAGCTCCGCGTGGGTCGCTTTGGCTTCTCAATGACGCACTTCTCCGGCGCAACTCTCTGGTCGTCCTCACAATGTCAGTGTCCATCTGATTCCTCGCCCTTGCTCTGGGAGgagtcttctgaggacagacagatcTGTAGCTCAGGGCTCACAGCGTAGGAATGAAA is a window encoding:
- the LOC118365129 gene encoding zinc finger protein 248-like isoform X3; the encoded protein is MSSLSYSLPDKEEEVCWTEKEALIKEEEEEKYVTIQKQVEGEAVTVKEEEKDVSVKEEEDTFRVKEEGAFFGVKEEEGEITVTLEEEKEVGDLFNTRERRDYRGSSGEPQQHHDADEAEESLSRSEHLQRSTGKRTHCCSDCGERFTSSSGIQIHQRIHTGEKSYGCDQCGKSFVKYRRLKIHQRTHTGEKSYSCDQCGKSFTQLSSLISHQRTHIGEKPYSCTQCGKSFTQLSILISHQRTVVTLY
- the LOC118365129 gene encoding zinc finger and SCAN domain-containing protein 31-like isoform X4, whose translation is MNSLSYSPDKEDEVCWTEKEALVKEEEEEEDVTIQKQLEGEAVTVSVKEEEDPFRVKEEEDVIVKEEEKEEEGVISVTLEEEEEVGYLFNTRERRDYRGSSGEPQQHHDADEAEESLSRSEHLQRSTGKRTHCCSDCGERFTSSSGIQIHQRIHTGEKSYGCDQCGKSFVKYRRLKIHQRTHTGEKSYSCDQCGKSFTQLSSLISHQRTHIGEKPYSCTQCGKSFTQLSILISHQRTVVTLY